The following are from one region of the Nicotiana tabacum cultivar K326 chromosome 3, ASM71507v2, whole genome shotgun sequence genome:
- the LOC107823485 gene encoding protein CHAPERONE-LIKE PROTEIN OF POR1, chloroplastic isoform X1: MTTSGLAASPIKYCLHLPVQCPRLAAKRVSASNLRRSRSLWAGSTQKCQPRRIPLVKCAMEASFGDSADNSAAIFPRINVGDPYKRLGISREASEDEIQAARNFLIQRYAGHKPSVDAIEAAHDKIIMQKFYDRKNPKIDFKKKVRDIKQSRVMLAVTSRFRTPATNFIVKTSIAFIVLGALTVLFPTEEGPTLQVAISLITAIYFIHDRLKSKLRAFLYGAGAFIFSWLLGTFLMVSVIPPILKGPTSLEVTTSLITYVLLWVSSTYLI; encoded by the exons ATGACAACATCAGGATTAGCTGCTAGTCCAATAAAATACTGTCTTCATTTACCTGTTCAATGTCCAAGATTGGCTGCGAAGAGAGTTTCAGCTTCTAACTTAAGGAGATCAAG AAGTCTCTGGGCTGGTTCTACGCAGAAATGTCAGCCAAGAAGAATACCCTTAGTCAAATGTGCAATGGAAGCTTCTTTTGGCGATTCTGCAGATAATTCTGCTG CTATCTTTCCGAGAATCAATGTTGGGGACCCATACAAACGACTTGGTATTAGCAGGGAAGCTTCGGAGGATGAAATCCAAGCTGCTAGGAACTTCTTAATACAAAGATATGCTGGTCATAAACCAAGTGTGGATGCAATTGAAGCAGCTCATGATAAAATAATAATGCAGAAATTCTATGATAGGAAAAACCCAAAAATTGACTTTAAGAAGAAAGTCAGGGACATAAAACAATCTCGTGTTATGCTGGCTGTCACTAGCAGGTTCAGAACACCAGCTACAAATTTCATTGTGAAAACTTCTATCGCTTTCATAGTCCTTGGAGCTCTCACTGTTCTCTTTCCTACTGAAGAAGGTCCAACGCTTCAAGTTGCCATTTCCCTGATCACTGCCATATATTTCATTCATGATCGGTTAAAGAGCAAACTTCGAGCTTTTCTATATGG AGCTGGTGCTTTTATTTTCTCTTGGCTTTTGGGGACATTCTTGATGGTGTCTGTGATTCCTCCTATACTTAAAGGGCCAACGAGTTTGGAGGTGACAACTTCATTGATTACGTATGTACTTTTGTGGGTTTCTTCTACTTACCTCATATAG
- the LOC107823485 gene encoding protein CHAPERONE-LIKE PROTEIN OF POR1, chloroplastic isoform X2, which translates to MTTSGLAASPIKYCLHLPVQCPRLAAKRVSASNLRRSSLWAGSTQKCQPRRIPLVKCAMEASFGDSADNSAAIFPRINVGDPYKRLGISREASEDEIQAARNFLIQRYAGHKPSVDAIEAAHDKIIMQKFYDRKNPKIDFKKKVRDIKQSRVMLAVTSRFRTPATNFIVKTSIAFIVLGALTVLFPTEEGPTLQVAISLITAIYFIHDRLKSKLRAFLYGAGAFIFSWLLGTFLMVSVIPPILKGPTSLEVTTSLITYVLLWVSSTYLI; encoded by the exons ATGACAACATCAGGATTAGCTGCTAGTCCAATAAAATACTGTCTTCATTTACCTGTTCAATGTCCAAGATTGGCTGCGAAGAGAGTTTCAGCTTCTAACTTAAGGAGATCAAG TCTCTGGGCTGGTTCTACGCAGAAATGTCAGCCAAGAAGAATACCCTTAGTCAAATGTGCAATGGAAGCTTCTTTTGGCGATTCTGCAGATAATTCTGCTG CTATCTTTCCGAGAATCAATGTTGGGGACCCATACAAACGACTTGGTATTAGCAGGGAAGCTTCGGAGGATGAAATCCAAGCTGCTAGGAACTTCTTAATACAAAGATATGCTGGTCATAAACCAAGTGTGGATGCAATTGAAGCAGCTCATGATAAAATAATAATGCAGAAATTCTATGATAGGAAAAACCCAAAAATTGACTTTAAGAAGAAAGTCAGGGACATAAAACAATCTCGTGTTATGCTGGCTGTCACTAGCAGGTTCAGAACACCAGCTACAAATTTCATTGTGAAAACTTCTATCGCTTTCATAGTCCTTGGAGCTCTCACTGTTCTCTTTCCTACTGAAGAAGGTCCAACGCTTCAAGTTGCCATTTCCCTGATCACTGCCATATATTTCATTCATGATCGGTTAAAGAGCAAACTTCGAGCTTTTCTATATGG AGCTGGTGCTTTTATTTTCTCTTGGCTTTTGGGGACATTCTTGATGGTGTCTGTGATTCCTCCTATACTTAAAGGGCCAACGAGTTTGGAGGTGACAACTTCATTGATTACGTATGTACTTTTGTGGGTTTCTTCTACTTACCTCATATAG